A genome region from Labilibaculum antarcticum includes the following:
- a CDS encoding cobyrinate a,c-diamide synthase: MDKKPQFLIAAPSSGSGKTTITQGLLRYLKNKGLRVQPFKCGPDYLDTKHHAWAAGNVSINLDTFMSSYEHVEEIYHRYSSRSDVSVVEGVMGLFDGAKKMEGSSAQIAELLNIPIILVVNAKATAYSVAPLLYGFKNFYPGINIAGVIFNFVGSESHYQFLKDACEDVGVTPLGYVPKNDKLHLPSRHLGLQISDSLQYDAIIEDIAEHISQTVDIEKLIQISTTQFQEPRTSKISQKGKLKITVAKDEAFNFTYHENLKALEQLGDVTYFSPLKDHELPFTDLLYLAGGYPELHLKELSSNTTMRKAINNYCSQGGRVLAECGGMMYLCESIIDSDSIEYPMVGYLEQKATMENMKLKLGYRKINIDNNICFGHEFHYSKILSPLLKYSVGEIYSARDQKLDTLLFRKQNTVASYIHFYWGEKKITDIFFGNTNEDTTKQV, translated from the coding sequence ATGGACAAAAAACCACAGTTTTTAATTGCGGCTCCTTCCAGTGGATCAGGAAAAACGACTATTACCCAGGGATTATTACGCTATTTAAAGAATAAAGGATTGCGTGTTCAACCGTTCAAATGTGGCCCGGATTATTTAGATACAAAACACCATGCCTGGGCTGCCGGCAATGTTTCGATCAATCTGGACACCTTTATGAGCAGTTATGAGCACGTTGAGGAGATTTACCATAGATATTCAAGTCGATCTGACGTTTCGGTAGTAGAGGGTGTTATGGGGCTTTTTGATGGGGCGAAGAAAATGGAGGGGAGTTCAGCACAAATTGCTGAATTATTAAATATTCCAATAATTCTTGTGGTTAATGCTAAGGCAACTGCTTATTCTGTTGCTCCATTACTGTATGGATTTAAAAATTTCTATCCGGGAATTAATATTGCCGGTGTTATCTTTAATTTTGTTGGCAGCGAATCACATTATCAATTTTTAAAAGATGCTTGTGAAGATGTAGGTGTAACTCCTTTAGGTTATGTTCCTAAAAACGATAAACTTCATTTGCCATCCAGACATCTTGGCTTGCAAATTTCTGATTCATTGCAGTATGACGCAATTATAGAAGATATTGCGGAACATATCTCACAAACAGTTGACATAGAGAAATTAATTCAGATCTCGACAACTCAATTTCAAGAACCAAGAACAAGTAAAATCAGTCAAAAAGGGAAACTAAAAATTACGGTTGCTAAGGATGAAGCCTTTAATTTTACTTATCATGAAAATTTAAAAGCGTTAGAACAATTAGGAGATGTAACATATTTCTCCCCTCTTAAAGATCATGAATTACCTTTTACTGATCTGCTTTACCTTGCCGGAGGCTATCCTGAACTTCATCTTAAAGAATTAAGTTCGAATACTACTATGCGAAAGGCAATTAACAACTATTGCTCACAAGGTGGTCGTGTATTGGCAGAGTGCGGTGGAATGATGTATTTATGCGAAAGTATAATAGATTCAGATTCTATTGAATATCCAATGGTAGGATATTTAGAGCAAAAAGCCACTATGGAGAATATGAAACTAAAATTGGGGTATCGAAAAATTAATATTGATAACAATATTTGTTTTGGACATGAATTTCATTATTCTAAAATTCTTAGTCCATTACTAAAATACTCTGTGGGAGAAATTTATTCGGCGAGAGATCAAAAATTAGATACACTGTTGTTTCGGAAACAAAATACTGTAGCTTCCTACATCCATTTTTATTGGGGCGAAAAGAAAATTACTGATATTTTTTTTGGAAATACTAATGAAGATACGACCAAACAAGTCTAA
- the epsC gene encoding serine O-acetyltransferase EpsC produces MSYLSKVMEELQASRKNSEFDMPSRDLAQQFVEEAMNSLFPINARRSNSSCEQEALLYQLESILKLLLLPVKNELEAPLEKITHDFMKTLPKVYRDLLLDAEAIQKFDPAASSLGEVIIAYPGFFAILVYRISNILYHLNVPLIPRLMSEYAHTKTGIDIHPGATIGESFFIDHGTGVVIGESAIIKNNVKIYQGVTLGALQVKKSMAKKKRHPTVEDNVIIYSNTTILGGETVIGRNSIIGGNVWLTSSVESNSIVYHKHETKVRTKLDESKIINFQI; encoded by the coding sequence ATGTCTTATTTGTCCAAAGTTATGGAGGAATTACAAGCTTCAAGAAAAAATTCAGAATTCGATATGCCAAGTCGTGATTTAGCTCAACAATTTGTAGAAGAGGCTATGAATTCGCTGTTTCCAATCAATGCCAGAAGATCAAATAGTAGCTGTGAGCAAGAGGCCCTGCTTTATCAATTAGAGTCCATATTGAAATTACTATTACTTCCTGTTAAAAATGAATTAGAGGCACCCCTTGAAAAAATAACGCATGATTTCATGAAAACTTTACCCAAGGTATATCGTGATCTACTATTGGATGCGGAAGCCATTCAGAAATTTGATCCTGCTGCAAGTAGTCTAGGAGAAGTAATTATTGCTTATCCAGGCTTTTTTGCAATTCTGGTATATCGCATAAGCAATATTCTTTATCATTTAAATGTTCCCTTAATTCCACGATTAATGAGTGAATATGCACATACCAAAACAGGAATCGATATTCATCCCGGAGCAACCATTGGTGAATCTTTTTTTATTGATCATGGGACTGGGGTTGTTATAGGGGAATCAGCCATTATTAAAAATAATGTTAAGATTTACCAAGGTGTTACACTTGGTGCCTTGCAAGTTAAAAAGAGCATGGCTAAGAAAAAACGACACCCAACTGTTGAAGACAACGTAATAATTTATTCAAACACGACCATTTTGGGTGGCGAAACTGTGATCGGAAGAAATAGTATTATTGGTGGTAACGTTTGGTTGACTTCGAGTGTAGAGTCGAACAGTATTGTTTATCACAAACATGAAACTAAGGTTAGAACGAAGCTTGACGAAAGTAAAATTATAAATTTCCAAATATAA
- the cysK gene encoding cysteine synthase A, whose protein sequence is MKLNNILEGIGKTPVVKINKIFDKNSNVWMKLERSNPGGSIKDRIALSMVETAEKDGSLKKGSIIIEPTSGNTGVGLAMVAAVKGYKIILVMPESMSVERRSLMAAYGAEFVLTPRELGMKGAIQKAEELLASNENSWMPSQFDNDANIEIHRTTTAKEIIADFPDGLDYLITGVGTGGHISGVAEILKAKFPKLKVFAVEPEGSPVISGGAPGPHPLQGIGAGFIPKNLNTEILDGTISVGKDEAFSKVKELATKEGILAGISTGASLAAVAKKLTEIENGASVLTFNYDTGERYLSVEGLF, encoded by the coding sequence ATGAAATTAAATAATATTTTAGAAGGAATTGGCAAAACTCCTGTAGTTAAAATAAATAAGATTTTTGATAAGAATTCGAACGTGTGGATGAAATTGGAAAGATCTAATCCTGGTGGAAGTATTAAGGATAGAATTGCCCTATCAATGGTCGAAACGGCTGAAAAAGATGGATCACTAAAAAAAGGATCTATAATAATCGAACCTACTTCTGGTAATACAGGTGTTGGTCTAGCTATGGTAGCAGCCGTTAAAGGATATAAGATCATTTTGGTTATGCCAGAATCCATGTCGGTTGAAAGAAGGAGTTTAATGGCCGCTTATGGAGCTGAATTTGTACTTACCCCAAGAGAACTTGGTATGAAAGGTGCTATTCAAAAAGCTGAAGAGCTACTCGCAAGCAATGAAAATTCATGGATGCCTTCTCAATTTGATAACGATGCAAATATCGAAATTCATAGAACTACAACTGCTAAAGAGATAATTGCTGATTTCCCTGATGGTTTGGACTACCTTATTACTGGTGTTGGAACTGGAGGACATATTAGTGGTGTTGCTGAAATTTTAAAAGCTAAATTTCCAAAACTTAAGGTGTTTGCTGTTGAGCCAGAAGGTTCTCCTGTAATTTCTGGAGGTGCACCAGGTCCTCACCCATTACAAGGTATTGGTGCAGGCTTTATACCGAAAAATTTAAATACCGAAATTTTAGATGGGACTATTTCTGTTGGAAAAGATGAAGCTTTTTCAAAAGTAAAAGAATTAGCTACTAAGGAAGGTATTCTTGCAGGAATTTCCACGGGAGCTTCATTAGCTGCCGTTGCTAAAAAACTTACTGAAATTGAAAACGGAGCAAGTGTTCTAACTTTTAATTACGATACAGGAGAACGATATCTTTCTGTTGAAGGATTATTTTAG
- a CDS encoding fructosamine kinase family protein, with product MRIEGVFSRIEDLIGQKITGFKSISGGSFATSNQIRFENGQYAFLKTEPYNEDVFFKEANGLKEIRKTACIRVPEVFYVDTDVLLLEFIEEGHKNKDFFSRFGTQMANLHKRSASKFGFKEDNYIGATPQINSATNTETVNWCDFYYNKRLLYQYKLAESNGLVGNELKNGFLILEGRIEEILEGSEEKPTLLHGDLWSGNFLCDEDSNPCLIDPAVYYGHREADLAMTKLFGGFSDDFYRSYQKKMPLPQGYDYRENIYLLYHVLNHLNLFGNSYYGQAVRLVWSYLH from the coding sequence ATGAGAATTGAGGGCGTTTTTTCTAGAATTGAAGATTTAATCGGTCAGAAAATCACTGGTTTTAAATCTATTTCTGGTGGGAGTTTTGCTACTTCAAATCAAATTCGATTTGAAAATGGACAATACGCATTTTTAAAGACGGAACCGTACAATGAAGATGTATTTTTTAAAGAAGCGAACGGATTAAAAGAAATTCGTAAAACAGCTTGTATTCGAGTTCCTGAAGTGTTTTATGTCGACACAGATGTTCTCTTACTTGAATTTATTGAGGAAGGACATAAGAATAAGGATTTTTTCAGTCGATTTGGCACACAAATGGCAAATTTACATAAAAGGAGCGCAAGTAAATTCGGATTTAAGGAAGACAACTATATTGGTGCTACTCCTCAAATAAATAGTGCAACGAATACAGAGACTGTTAATTGGTGCGATTTCTATTATAATAAACGCCTGCTGTATCAATATAAATTAGCCGAAAGCAATGGTTTGGTTGGTAATGAATTAAAAAATGGATTTCTAATTTTAGAAGGTCGAATAGAAGAGATTTTAGAAGGAAGCGAAGAAAAACCAACTTTATTGCACGGAGACTTATGGAGCGGTAATTTTTTATGCGATGAAGATTCTAACCCATGCTTAATTGATCCGGCAGTTTACTATGGTCATCGAGAGGCTGATTTAGCCATGACTAAACTCTTTGGTGGTTTTAGTGATGATTTTTACAGATCTTATCAAAAAAAAATGCCACTTCCACAAGGCTATGATTACAGAGAGAATATTTACCTATTGTATCATGTTCTTAATCATCTGAATCTCTTTGGAAATAGCTATTACGGACAAGCAGTTAGACTTGTTTGGTCGTATCTTCATTAG
- a CDS encoding ligand-binding sensor domain-containing protein produces MIIFLCQNILSAQDNRFINYGVDQGLPQAYVYSISQNSEGYLLIGTGDGLASFDGINFTNYNTSDSLADNFISCNLNTPKGEWFGHMNGNLSFKNKDGFHKLIQNSNSKSSVTDIHMHSSGNIWYSNQTDGLLQVVKDESVEPVVFTDGAFPVFSFEFINANELLVGSIDGLKYCRINENNELVIVSEVNEINQNRINCICKDKSETGFYILSGNKNIYHLSITKEGFSTTRIGADLNMDGIQNIFEDQSSNLWISTFGQGVHKLAKDSVGFHLDKTFDASSGLQSDNIKLVYEDSEGNIWISVYGKGLARLIDPAYTFYSPNEETYGSEISAISIDSKYEWLGTDKGLLRRDVSNYNEVRFYDSYRGLPFDKITALYCRDENDLWIGTAKNGVYRLNIKEDKLIRQFIANGILENSVNSITGTEDQIWIATKKGACNYNLSTNEFSWYTISKGGLPHNCVNHIFIDSKDRVWMSTLSNSIAFIQNLELTKFDLSADIRSITEDSKGNVWIGTLGKGVFIYQEDSITNLTVNDGLLSDYCYSLTVDKQNRIWVSHRGGLSRINTPDFKIKRLQENIGISKSAEFQINSSFIDKNDNLWFGFNRGLVKFNPLLEKSVTSPPVLKIKSIKINDESVPLNEKIVLSPGRYKIYIEFVGIYFKEPELVKYRHLFEGYDEKWTDFTTTNSVIYHGVSDGNFNFILEASNGDGISNKYPVNIKFHIKTPFWKQAWFYLVLAFLSIISVVFYIKNRENKLKRENHILEEKVNERTIEVVKQKEKIEKQRDLIKSANKDITDSIKYASKIQAAVIPPAKYLEKVLTESFIINQPKAIVSGDFYWLTKVDDKTIVALADCTGHGVPGAFMSMLGITMLNEIVNHKKITSASEILNQLRKNIIISLRQSHDDTTPSDGMDISLIVIDHAKDRLTFSGAFNPLLIVRDNKITTLKADRMPIGIYHQNNIDFTSREIDLNTGDMLYLYTDGYPDQFGGEDDRKFTTRQFKNVLLKIHEKPMMVQKTILERTMEKWMNGTEQIDDITVMGIRI; encoded by the coding sequence ATGATAATTTTCCTGTGTCAGAATATACTCTCTGCTCAGGATAATCGATTTATTAATTATGGTGTCGATCAAGGTCTTCCTCAAGCATATGTATATTCTATAAGTCAAAATTCAGAAGGGTATTTACTGATTGGAACCGGAGATGGACTTGCAAGTTTCGACGGAATTAATTTCACTAATTACAATACATCAGATTCTCTTGCCGATAACTTTATTTCATGTAACCTAAATACTCCAAAAGGAGAATGGTTCGGACATATGAATGGAAATTTAAGTTTTAAAAATAAAGATGGTTTCCATAAATTAATTCAGAACTCTAACTCAAAGAGTAGTGTGACGGATATTCATATGCATAGCTCTGGAAATATATGGTATTCAAACCAAACTGACGGATTATTGCAAGTAGTTAAGGACGAGTCGGTTGAGCCTGTAGTTTTCACAGACGGTGCTTTCCCTGTATTTTCATTTGAATTTATAAATGCAAATGAACTTCTGGTTGGTTCTATTGATGGTTTAAAGTATTGCCGTATCAATGAAAATAATGAACTGGTTATTGTTAGTGAGGTAAATGAAATTAATCAAAATAGAATTAATTGTATTTGCAAAGACAAAAGTGAAACTGGGTTTTATATTCTTAGTGGCAATAAGAATATATATCATTTAAGCATAACAAAAGAAGGTTTTTCAACTACAAGAATTGGTGCCGATTTAAATATGGATGGTATTCAAAATATTTTTGAAGATCAATCTTCCAATTTGTGGATCTCTACATTTGGTCAAGGTGTTCATAAATTAGCAAAAGATTCTGTCGGATTTCATCTTGATAAAACTTTTGATGCATCGAGTGGCCTCCAAAGTGACAATATAAAACTCGTTTACGAAGATTCTGAAGGAAATATATGGATTAGTGTATATGGGAAAGGTCTGGCGCGTTTAATTGATCCTGCATATACTTTTTATTCTCCAAACGAAGAAACTTACGGTTCTGAAATTTCAGCCATATCAATAGACAGTAAGTACGAATGGTTGGGGACAGACAAAGGATTGCTGCGAAGGGATGTTTCAAATTACAATGAAGTTAGGTTCTATGATAGTTATCGGGGCTTACCATTCGATAAAATAACGGCTCTATATTGCAGGGATGAAAATGATTTATGGATCGGAACAGCAAAAAATGGTGTCTATCGATTAAACATCAAAGAAGATAAATTAATTCGACAGTTTATTGCCAATGGAATACTGGAGAATTCTGTTAATTCAATTACAGGAACCGAGGATCAGATATGGATTGCAACTAAAAAAGGAGCTTGTAATTATAATTTATCAACGAATGAGTTTTCCTGGTATACGATAAGCAAAGGCGGACTTCCACATAATTGCGTTAATCACATATTCATTGATTCCAAAGATCGAGTTTGGATGTCAACCCTAAGTAATTCAATTGCTTTTATACAAAATTTGGAGTTAACAAAATTTGATTTGTCTGCCGATATTCGTTCTATCACTGAAGATTCTAAGGGAAATGTATGGATTGGCACATTAGGGAAGGGAGTTTTTATCTACCAAGAAGATTCTATTACAAATCTCACTGTAAATGATGGCCTCTTATCAGATTATTGTTACTCTTTAACTGTGGATAAGCAAAATAGAATATGGGTAAGTCATCGAGGTGGATTAAGTCGAATCAATACACCTGATTTTAAGATCAAACGACTCCAAGAGAATATTGGAATTAGCAAGAGTGCTGAATTTCAAATTAATTCAAGTTTCATCGATAAAAATGACAATTTATGGTTTGGATTCAATCGCGGTTTGGTAAAGTTTAATCCATTACTCGAAAAATCAGTAACATCACCTCCAGTACTAAAGATTAAGTCTATTAAAATTAATGATGAATCAGTCCCACTTAACGAAAAGATTGTATTGTCGCCGGGTAGATATAAAATATACATCGAATTTGTTGGAATATATTTTAAAGAACCGGAATTAGTTAAGTATCGTCATCTATTTGAAGGATATGATGAGAAATGGACCGATTTCACAACTACTAATAGTGTAATTTATCACGGTGTTAGTGATGGTAATTTTAATTTTATTCTTGAAGCTTCAAACGGAGATGGTATTAGCAATAAATATCCTGTAAATATTAAATTTCACATTAAAACTCCTTTCTGGAAACAGGCATGGTTCTATTTGGTATTAGCATTCCTTTCGATAATATCAGTAGTGTTCTATATTAAAAACAGAGAAAATAAATTAAAAAGAGAAAATCATATTTTAGAGGAAAAGGTTAACGAAAGAACAATTGAAGTCGTAAAACAAAAGGAGAAGATAGAAAAGCAGAGAGATCTAATAAAAAGCGCAAACAAAGACATTACAGATAGTATTAAGTATGCGAGTAAAATTCAGGCTGCAGTTATTCCTCCGGCTAAATATTTAGAGAAGGTTCTTACTGAAAGTTTTATAATAAATCAACCAAAAGCAATTGTAAGTGGTGATTTTTATTGGTTAACTAAAGTGGATGACAAAACAATTGTAGCTTTGGCAGATTGTACTGGTCATGGTGTCCCTGGAGCTTTTATGAGTATGTTGGGTATTACTATGCTAAATGAAATTGTGAACCATAAAAAAATAACCAGCGCAAGCGAAATTTTAAATCAATTACGTAAGAATATCATCATTTCGTTAAGACAAAGTCATGACGACACAACTCCTAGTGATGGTATGGATATATCATTAATAGTAATAGATCATGCTAAAGATAGACTAACTTTTTCAGGGGCATTCAACCCACTTTTAATTGTGCGCGACAATAAAATCACAACCTTAAAGGCTGATCGCATGCCAATTGGGATTTATCATCAGAATAATATTGATTTTACAAGCCGTGAAATAGACTTAAACACAGGAGATATGCTCTATTTATATACTGACGGATATCCAGATCAATTCGGAGGTGAAGATGATCGGAAATTTACAACTCGTCAATTTAAGAATGTATTATTGAAAATTCACGAGAAACCAATGATGGTGCAGAAAACAATTTTAGAACGCACTATGGAAAAATGGATGAATGGAACGGAGCAAATCGATGATATTACAGTAATGGGAATTCGAATTTAA
- a CDS encoding low molecular weight protein-tyrosine-phosphatase, producing MKKRLLFVCMGNICRSPSAEAVMNEYIEKYQLTDEFECDSAGTGAWHTGDRADGRMRKHASLRNYNLTSIARQFDAASDFDEFDLIFGMDQQNTTDIKALARNKSDLDKVKLITAYCTRYSNYSSVPDPYYGGDDGFELVLDIIEDACEGLLKDIT from the coding sequence ATGAAAAAGAGATTACTTTTTGTTTGTATGGGAAATATTTGCCGATCACCGAGTGCCGAGGCAGTAATGAATGAATATATTGAAAAGTATCAATTGACTGATGAATTTGAATGTGATTCTGCAGGGACAGGAGCTTGGCATACAGGAGACAGAGCCGACGGAAGAATGAGAAAACATGCTTCGTTAAGAAACTATAATTTAACCAGTATTGCCAGACAATTTGATGCGGCAAGTGATTTTGATGAATTCGATCTTATTTTTGGAATGGATCAGCAAAATACAACTGATATTAAAGCTTTAGCAAGAAATAAATCTGATTTAGATAAGGTGAAGTTAATAACCGCCTATTGTACTCGTTATTCAAATTACAGCTCTGTTCCCGATCCCTATTATGGGGGAGATGATGGGTTCGAATTAGTGCTTGATATAATTGAAGATGCCTGTGAAGGCTTACTTAAAGATATAACATGA
- a CDS encoding TapB family protein has translation MRIFYTIFILLSFSLSSFGQRDNTYLPSKRNFRIKYVSYDSKDRREYSEIWQLVGKSKSNGLIQYNIESEITTRKHNTFYQYFRLVTKDSIFFIGSERYLDPKKLDSYQKMVIKISSDSVAIPVRPRIGQMLPEASCEASILRGTGSVLMSMNVLLINRKIDAMENISTPAGNFNCFKISTDKITYGGINKSKTKIFEWYAINVGLVRVEEYQSNGKLISYKVLESLAEDFFLP, from the coding sequence ATGAGAATATTCTACACCATATTTATATTACTATCATTTTCACTCTCTTCTTTTGGACAAAGAGACAATACATATTTACCTTCTAAAAGAAACTTTAGAATAAAATACGTATCCTACGACTCGAAAGATCGAAGAGAATATTCTGAAATTTGGCAATTGGTTGGTAAATCAAAATCGAATGGTTTAATTCAGTACAATATTGAATCAGAGATTACCACAAGAAAACACAATACATTTTATCAATATTTCAGATTAGTTACTAAGGATTCTATCTTTTTTATCGGATCAGAAAGATATCTTGATCCTAAAAAATTGGATTCCTATCAGAAAATGGTAATTAAAATCTCATCAGACAGCGTTGCTATACCTGTTCGGCCTAGAATAGGACAAATGTTACCTGAAGCGAGTTGTGAAGCCAGTATCTTACGAGGGACAGGATCAGTTTTGATGTCGATGAATGTTCTACTTATTAATCGAAAGATAGATGCGATGGAAAACATTAGTACTCCAGCAGGAAACTTTAATTGTTTTAAGATTTCAACGGATAAAATTACTTACGGGGGAATCAATAAAAGTAAAACCAAGATATTTGAATGGTATGCTATTAATGTTGGTTTAGTTCGGGTGGAAGAATATCAATCTAACGGAAAATTAATATCCTATAAAGTATTGGAATCACTCGCTGAAGATTTTTTCCTACCGTAA
- a CDS encoding carboxypeptidase-like regulatory domain-containing protein produces the protein MKSKKIILTITFIFASILYLHAQINVKGTVLAFESIPIVNANIVIQNSGESVKTNNKGEFTLVCKSKNKLIVTAKGFKDKKYKIKSKDKKTVIFLELSNEPKAAEIAIANGHILKMTDFLKLVEKNAKKNDFSSYDNVLQIIKAKYPGVKIENNEITIRGVKSLKKSSAAIIEIDGSILDFNALESIPTATIASIDILTPSMSGMYGSRGANGVVVIKTKQGTKK, from the coding sequence ATGAAGTCTAAAAAAATAATTTTGACGATTACATTCATATTTGCTTCAATTCTTTATTTACATGCTCAAATTAATGTGAAGGGAACTGTTTTAGCTTTTGAATCCATTCCGATTGTAAATGCAAATATTGTTATACAAAATAGTGGCGAAAGCGTTAAAACTAATAATAAAGGTGAATTTACACTGGTTTGTAAGTCTAAGAATAAATTAATAGTAACTGCTAAAGGTTTCAAGGATAAAAAATATAAAATTAAATCTAAGGATAAAAAAACAGTCATTTTTCTTGAATTATCTAATGAACCAAAGGCTGCTGAAATTGCAATTGCAAATGGTCATATTTTAAAAATGACTGATTTTTTAAAATTAGTTGAAAAAAATGCAAAAAAGAACGATTTTTCGAGTTATGATAATGTGTTACAAATAATTAAAGCTAAATATCCTGGAGTTAAAATAGAAAATAATGAAATTACTATTAGGGGAGTAAAATCACTTAAAAAATCGAGTGCTGCAATAATTGAAATAGATGGCTCTATTCTCGATTTTAATGCCTTAGAAAGTATTCCAACTGCTACAATTGCAAGTATAGATATTCTTACGCCTTCGATGTCTGGAATGTATGGGTCAAGAGGAGCGAATGGAGTAGTCGTAATAAAAACAAAACAGGGAACAAAAAAATAA